The proteins below come from a single Terriglobales bacterium genomic window:
- a CDS encoding TetR/AcrR family transcriptional regulator — protein sequence MPQTYAAELAQEKITGNRRTPGRPRSEDARKAILRSTLRLLQETGFPDLSIEAIAADADVGKATVYRWWPNKAALVADAFSSSADEELRFPNTGSVRDDVSIQMKHLVRVLRGRRGRIVAALIGGGQSDPELIQAFRDRFMMPRRQEAYETLRRGISRGELPADLDLDLTLDTLYGALYMRFLIRQSGLTEDYVDEVVGLVMDGAAR from the coding sequence ATGCCGCAAACCTACGCTGCCGAATTGGCGCAGGAGAAAATTACTGGCAATCGCCGCACGCCGGGGCGTCCGCGCAGCGAGGATGCGCGTAAGGCCATCCTTCGTAGCACGCTGCGGCTGCTGCAGGAAACCGGCTTTCCTGATCTATCGATTGAAGCCATTGCAGCCGATGCCGACGTAGGGAAAGCAACGGTCTATCGCTGGTGGCCAAACAAAGCGGCGCTGGTGGCCGATGCATTTTCGTCGAGCGCCGATGAAGAACTACGTTTCCCTAACACCGGTTCAGTCCGCGACGATGTCAGCATTCAGATGAAGCATCTGGTTCGCGTTCTGCGGGGACGCCGTGGACGCATCGTCGCCGCACTGATCGGCGGCGGGCAATCCGATCCCGAATTGATACAAGCCTTCCGCGACCGCTTCATGATGCCTCGCCGCCAGGAAGCTTATGAGACTCTGCGCCGCGGAATCTCGCGCGGCGAACTGCCGGCCGATCTTGACCTCGACCTCACACTGGATACCCTCTATGGCGCACTCTATATGCGCTTCCTCATCCGCCAGAGCGGACTTACGGAAGACTATGTGGATGAAGTTGTCGGCTTGGTCATGGATGGCGCTGCCAGGTAA
- a CDS encoding efflux RND transporter permease subunit, whose protein sequence is MWIVSLALRRPYTFVVMALLILILTPIVILRTSIDIFPDINIPVISIVWQYNGMQPQEMADRFLSNTERGLTTLVNDIQHIESVALQGRAIEKVYFQPGVNLPLALSQVTAITQTSVRQLPPGTQPPLIIVYSASSVPIVQVGVSSKSIPEQDLQDITLNFIRSPLTTVKGAAIPYPYGGKSRVIAVDLDTQALQAHGLTPVDVVNAVDSQNLILPSGTAKIGALEMNVRMNASTQTVAELNDLPVRSKNGVTTYLRDVAHVRDGFTPQTNIVRQDGVRGTLLSIMKNSGASTLDIVKEIKDRLPVIAESLPEDLQIKTLFDQSLFVRGSIDGVLREGAIAAALTALMILLFLGDWRPTLVITVSIPLSICVSIILLSALGETINIMTLGGLALAVGILVDDATVAIENIERNIAMGKEMKQAILDGSQQIALPAFVSTICICIVFVPMFFLTGVAKFLFVPLAEAVVFAMLASYLLSRTLVPTMVLYIMRGHEHKAAQPKTILGRFQRGFERGFERFRTSYRDMLASALEHRKIFAAAFLAFCVISFGLIFFLGEDFFPSVDAGVFRLHVRARAGTRIEETARLCDEVENVLRKEIPKNELVTILDNIGLPFSSINTTYSTSGTIGTSDAEILVSLNQKHHRPTDEYVKKLREDLPLYFPGVEFFFQPADIVSQILNFGLPSPIDVQVVGRNLEGNYAIAEQIANRMRHVPGAADVHVQQLMNGPEIDLNIDRSRAKEVGLDQEDVARNLLVSLSGSFQTSPSYWLNPKNGVTYSVAILTPDYRMDSVQALMNTPVGSPSAPAPQVLANLATIKPASTPAAVYHYDITPVVDVYASVQGRDLGGVAGDVTRIVEDFESKRPKGTQIILRGQVETMTSSFRGLAFGLIMAIVLVYLLIVVNFQSWLDPFIIITALPGALAGILWMLLLTHTRLSVPSLTGAIMCVGVATANSILLVSFARERMDDGLPAFQAALEAGFTRIRPVIMTALAMIIGMVPMALGLGEGGEQNAPLGRAVIGGLLFATVATLFFVPAVFTMIHGRRAAHATNLGQEPEWVHEE, encoded by the coding sequence ATGTGGATCGTCTCATTAGCGCTGCGCCGTCCCTACACCTTTGTCGTGATGGCGCTGCTGATCCTCATTCTCACGCCCATCGTCATTCTTAGAACGTCGATCGATATTTTCCCGGATATCAACATTCCTGTCATCAGCATCGTCTGGCAATACAACGGCATGCAGCCGCAGGAGATGGCCGATCGATTCCTTAGCAATACCGAGCGCGGGCTCACAACGCTGGTCAACGACATCCAGCACATCGAATCCGTCGCTCTGCAGGGACGTGCGATTGAGAAGGTGTACTTCCAGCCTGGCGTGAATCTGCCGTTGGCGCTTTCGCAGGTAACGGCGATCACGCAGACGTCAGTCCGCCAACTGCCGCCGGGAACGCAGCCACCGCTCATCATCGTCTATTCGGCCTCCAGCGTACCGATCGTGCAAGTGGGTGTGAGCAGCAAGAGTATTCCCGAGCAGGATCTTCAGGACATCACGCTCAACTTCATCCGCTCACCTCTTACAACCGTGAAAGGCGCGGCCATTCCATATCCCTACGGAGGCAAGTCGCGCGTCATCGCTGTCGATCTCGACACGCAGGCGCTGCAGGCGCATGGACTGACTCCGGTAGACGTGGTGAATGCCGTTGATTCTCAGAATCTGATTCTCCCATCCGGCACGGCAAAGATCGGTGCGCTGGAAATGAACGTGCGCATGAACGCCAGCACGCAGACCGTCGCCGAACTGAACGATCTCCCGGTCCGCAGTAAGAACGGCGTGACTACCTACCTGCGCGATGTGGCCCACGTGCGCGACGGCTTCACTCCGCAAACCAATATCGTGCGCCAGGACGGCGTACGCGGAACTCTGCTGAGCATCATGAAAAACAGCGGGGCTTCGACGCTCGACATCGTCAAAGAAATCAAAGACCGGCTGCCGGTCATAGCCGAGTCGCTGCCTGAAGATCTGCAGATCAAAACACTCTTCGATCAGTCGCTGTTCGTGCGTGGATCGATCGACGGAGTGTTGCGCGAAGGCGCCATTGCCGCCGCGCTCACCGCGCTCATGATCCTGCTCTTCCTTGGGGACTGGCGGCCCACGCTGGTTATTACGGTTTCTATTCCGCTGTCGATCTGCGTTTCCATCATTCTGCTGAGCGCGCTGGGCGAGACCATCAACATCATGACGCTCGGCGGCCTCGCGCTCGCCGTGGGAATCCTTGTCGACGATGCGACTGTGGCCATCGAGAACATCGAGCGCAATATCGCCATGGGTAAGGAGATGAAACAGGCGATCCTTGACGGCTCGCAGCAGATCGCATTGCCGGCATTCGTCTCGACCATCTGCATCTGTATCGTCTTCGTGCCGATGTTCTTCCTCACGGGCGTGGCGAAATTTCTCTTCGTTCCGCTCGCCGAAGCCGTAGTCTTCGCGATGCTGGCTTCGTACCTGCTTTCGCGAACGCTCGTGCCCACCATGGTGCTGTACATCATGCGCGGACACGAGCATAAGGCAGCGCAGCCGAAGACCATTTTGGGACGCTTCCAGCGTGGCTTCGAACGTGGATTCGAGCGCTTTCGCACGAGCTACCGCGACATGCTGGCGAGCGCCCTCGAGCATCGCAAGATTTTTGCAGCAGCCTTCCTCGCTTTCTGCGTGATCTCCTTCGGCCTGATTTTCTTTTTAGGAGAGGATTTCTTCCCCAGCGTCGATGCCGGAGTCTTTCGTCTGCACGTTCGGGCGCGCGCCGGCACGCGCATCGAGGAAACCGCTCGCCTGTGCGACGAGGTCGAGAACGTCCTGCGCAAAGAGATTCCTAAAAATGAACTAGTCACGATTCTCGACAATATCGGACTGCCGTTCAGCTCAATCAACACTACTTACAGCACCAGCGGAACAATCGGCACTTCTGATGCCGAAATTCTGGTCTCGCTCAACCAGAAGCATCACCGTCCGACCGACGAGTACGTAAAGAAGCTGCGCGAAGATCTTCCGCTGTATTTTCCCGGAGTGGAATTCTTCTTCCAGCCGGCGGATATCGTTAGTCAAATCCTGAATTTTGGCCTGCCTTCCCCGATTGATGTTCAAGTAGTCGGCCGCAATCTGGAAGGGAATTACGCGATTGCCGAGCAGATCGCCAATCGCATGCGCCATGTGCCCGGCGCGGCCGACGTGCATGTGCAGCAGTTGATGAATGGTCCGGAAATCGACCTCAACATCGACCGTTCGCGCGCGAAGGAAGTTGGGCTCGATCAGGAAGACGTGGCGCGCAATCTGCTGGTCTCACTCAGCGGCAGCTTCCAGACATCGCCGAGCTATTGGCTGAATCCGAAGAACGGAGTTACGTACAGTGTTGCCATCCTGACGCCCGACTATCGCATGGACTCGGTGCAGGCGCTGATGAATACGCCGGTAGGCTCTCCTTCAGCGCCGGCGCCCCAGGTGCTCGCCAATCTGGCTACGATTAAACCGGCTTCTACTCCCGCAGCCGTTTATCACTACGACATCACTCCGGTGGTGGACGTGTACGCTTCGGTGCAGGGACGTGATCTCGGCGGAGTAGCCGGCGACGTGACCAGGATCGTGGAAGACTTCGAGTCGAAGCGTCCGAAAGGCACGCAGATCATTTTGCGCGGACAAGTCGAAACCATGACCTCATCGTTCCGCGGCCTCGCCTTTGGCTTGATCATGGCGATCGTTCTCGTTTACCTCCTGATCGTCGTGAACTTCCAGTCGTGGCTCGATCCGTTCATCATCATTACTGCACTACCGGGAGCCCTGGCCGGCATTCTATGGATGCTGCTGCTCACGCATACGCGTTTGAGCGTGCCCTCGCTGACCGGAGCCATCATGTGCGTAGGCGTTGCGACCGCGAACAGCATTCTGCTCGTCTCGTTCGCGCGCGAACGCATGGACGACGGATTACCCGCGTTCCAGGCCGCGCTCGAGGCGGGATTCACGCGTATTCGTCCGGTCATCATGACGGCGCTGGCCATGATCATCGGCATGGTTCCTATGGCTCTCGGTTTAGGTGAAGGCGGAGAGCAGAATGCGCCGCTCGGACGCGCGGTTATCGGCGGACTATTATTTGCTACGGTCGCGACACTCTTCTTTGTGCCCGCAGTCTTTACAATGATCCATGGCAGAAGAGCAGCCCACGCGACCAATCTGGGACAGGAGCCGGAGTGGGTACACGAGGAATAA
- a CDS encoding efflux RND transporter periplasmic adaptor subunit: MSSLQVVNSPSETGQQTPQHDPQRGTPARKTAWIIGAFVLLLLIAGAITIAGKLGEKKALAAETERLAKPSVAVTTPKQEQAHEELVLPGTIQAYKESPIYARTNGYVLRWYKDIGSQVKKGELLADIDTPEVDQELLQARATRQQIQAQLGLAKSSAERWQNLRRSDSVSQQEVDQQVSAYQQAQANLAASDANVRRLEQMESFKHIYAPFSGVLTKRNIDVGALINAGNAGPDKELFDIAQVDPLRVYVNVPQTYSPAIKVGMKAFLEQREYAGQEFEGKVVRTSEAIDPATRTLLTEIDVPNRDGKILPGAYAQVHFAAKVDAPHLTVPINTLLFRAEGPRAAVVGSDNKVHLKEITIGRDYGTAVEVVNGLEPTDRIIVNPADSLEDGQPVNVAQQKGEGAEKAGS, translated from the coding sequence GTGAGTTCTCTTCAGGTCGTCAATTCGCCGTCGGAAACGGGACAGCAAACGCCGCAGCACGATCCGCAGCGCGGCACACCTGCGCGCAAAACTGCGTGGATCATCGGCGCCTTTGTTCTGCTCCTGCTCATCGCTGGAGCCATCACTATCGCCGGCAAGCTGGGCGAAAAGAAGGCTCTTGCCGCGGAGACTGAGCGTCTGGCAAAACCGAGCGTTGCGGTCACCACGCCGAAGCAGGAGCAGGCGCACGAAGAATTAGTCCTGCCCGGTACCATCCAGGCCTATAAAGAGTCTCCGATCTACGCGCGCACCAACGGTTACGTTCTGCGCTGGTATAAGGACATTGGCTCGCAGGTGAAGAAAGGCGAGCTGCTCGCGGACATCGATACTCCTGAAGTTGATCAGGAACTGCTGCAGGCACGCGCCACCCGTCAGCAAATCCAGGCTCAGTTAGGACTGGCGAAGAGTTCTGCGGAACGCTGGCAGAATCTCCGCCGCAGCGACTCGGTCTCGCAGCAGGAAGTCGATCAGCAGGTGAGCGCGTATCAGCAGGCACAGGCAAACCTTGCCGCCTCTGACGCGAACGTCCGCCGCCTCGAGCAGATGGAGTCTTTCAAACACATCTACGCTCCCTTTTCGGGAGTGCTCACCAAACGCAACATCGATGTAGGCGCGCTGATCAACGCCGGCAACGCCGGTCCCGATAAGGAACTGTTTGACATCGCACAAGTCGACCCGTTGCGCGTGTATGTGAACGTCCCCCAGACCTACAGCCCAGCAATCAAAGTCGGAATGAAAGCTTTCCTCGAGCAGCGCGAATATGCAGGACAGGAGTTCGAAGGCAAAGTGGTGCGCACGTCAGAAGCCATCGATCCGGCAACCCGCACTCTACTGACAGAGATTGATGTTCCAAACCGGGACGGCAAGATTCTGCCGGGAGCGTATGCGCAGGTCCATTTTGCTGCCAAGGTCGATGCTCCGCACTTGACCGTGCCCATCAACACGTTGCTGTTCCGCGCCGAAGGGCCACGCGCTGCGGTGGTCGGCTCAGACAACAAAGTTCATCTCAAGGAGATCACCATCGGCCGCGACTATGGCACTGCCGTTGAAGTCGTAAACGGCCTCGAGCCTACCGACCGCATCATCGTCAATCCCGCGGATTCGCTCGAGGATGGCCAGCCGGTAAACGTAGCTCAGCAGAAAGGCGAAGGCGCCGAGAAGGCTGGCAGCTAG
- a CDS encoding Ig domain-containing protein has translation MRSLRLGIICFCAAVALSACGGGGGNNNGGGGSPPPPPPPALTITTASILSGTLQGHAYSTTLSASNGQGALHWSIAPVSSTALFVTGLTMDANTGTLSGTANFGGTAGFIATVTDSASTPQLATKSFTVTAYQPLTSAQSQAATVTEFQTFLNVHAGIQGGFPPVAYSVSSGTMPPGLKFDSTGQLVGSAYQTGTFQFTLAAQDSFSPPESASQPFTITVTSATLTLQNSLPSRIAVNRPFSGRLVALGGTPPYSFALANGNSLPFGLSLNPNTGVVSGTPTIAGDYPFGLIVTDSSSPMHTANQQFNIDVEAALGRNDSPATATPMDNGSIQASISPYIDPPNGAPTAGDNDYYKLVSLGGSVVHVETVAKRSNPNNPLDTVIEIVDANSARLTLCRQPGDTSTTFASSCINDDISASPHVQDSALDFQVPGQPNIANTFYVHVFDWRGDARPDMTYSLEVSGVVDPLTVQPQTLPPAERGVAYGATVFAANAKGAVSWSLLSGSLPPGLSLDTNENIIGTPTTTGTYKFTLQATDSSNPPQTATGQETLVVVDPFQINLPASPAALPSACLSQPYSFQIPTTGGAAPLSWFFFADSGINWPGFAFEPHSGSFSGVPTQAGSFSGSVQVLDAAHASDSRQITLTVSTCP, from the coding sequence GTGAGGTCCCTTCGGCTCGGCATTATTTGTTTTTGCGCTGCTGTGGCGCTCAGCGCCTGCGGTGGAGGCGGAGGAAACAATAATGGGGGAGGCGGCTCTCCACCACCACCACCGCCTCCAGCCCTGACGATTACCACTGCTTCGATACTTTCCGGGACGCTGCAAGGGCACGCCTACTCGACCACGCTGAGCGCGAGCAACGGACAGGGAGCGCTTCATTGGTCAATTGCACCGGTCTCCTCGACGGCATTGTTTGTAACTGGTCTGACGATGGACGCCAATACGGGAACGCTTTCCGGTACGGCGAACTTTGGCGGAACAGCGGGATTCATCGCTACGGTCACGGACTCCGCCTCAACTCCACAGTTAGCGACGAAGAGCTTCACGGTAACGGCTTATCAACCCTTGACCTCAGCCCAGAGCCAAGCGGCTACCGTTACAGAGTTTCAGACGTTCCTGAATGTACATGCAGGCATTCAAGGAGGCTTTCCGCCTGTCGCATACAGCGTCAGCTCGGGCACCATGCCGCCGGGATTGAAATTCGACAGCACCGGACAACTTGTCGGGAGCGCATATCAGACTGGGACTTTTCAGTTCACGCTAGCAGCGCAGGATTCCTTCTCACCGCCGGAAAGCGCTTCTCAGCCGTTCACAATCACAGTGACATCTGCGACCTTGACGCTGCAGAATTCACTGCCGTCGCGGATCGCTGTAAATCGGCCCTTCAGTGGACGACTAGTTGCGTTAGGGGGCACTCCTCCTTATTCGTTCGCGCTTGCGAACGGGAACAGCTTGCCTTTTGGGCTTTCACTGAATCCAAACACCGGGGTTGTCAGCGGCACTCCGACAATCGCGGGAGATTATCCGTTTGGACTTATTGTGACTGACAGCAGTTCGCCGATGCACACGGCGAATCAGCAGTTCAACATCGACGTTGAGGCCGCTCTTGGACGAAATGATAGTCCTGCAACGGCCACACCAATGGACAACGGGTCGATTCAGGCCTCGATCAGCCCCTACATCGATCCGCCAAATGGAGCACCAACGGCGGGCGACAATGACTACTACAAACTGGTATCACTCGGCGGTTCTGTGGTGCACGTGGAGACAGTTGCCAAGAGAAGCAATCCCAATAACCCACTAGATACAGTGATTGAAATCGTCGATGCCAATAGCGCCCGGCTTACCTTATGTCGGCAACCGGGAGACACGAGCACGACCTTCGCTTCCAGCTGCATCAACGACGATATCAGCGCCAGCCCACACGTTCAGGACTCTGCGCTAGATTTTCAAGTACCAGGTCAGCCCAACATAGCGAACACGTTCTACGTGCATGTCTTTGATTGGCGTGGTGACGCCCGGCCTGATATGACGTACTCGTTGGAGGTTTCGGGAGTAGTCGATCCGCTCACAGTTCAGCCACAGACTCTCCCCCCGGCAGAACGCGGCGTGGCGTACGGGGCTACGGTGTTTGCAGCGAACGCCAAAGGAGCTGTTTCATGGTCACTGCTTTCTGGAAGCTTGCCGCCCGGGCTCTCGCTCGATACCAATGAAAACATCATTGGGACCCCCACCACGACAGGTACATACAAGTTCACTTTGCAGGCAACGGATTCATCGAATCCCCCGCAGACGGCAACTGGACAAGAGACGCTCGTGGTCGTTGATCCATTTCAGATAAATTTGCCTGCTTCTCCTGCGGCACTGCCGTCGGCTTGTTTAAGTCAGCCGTACAGTTTCCAGATACCGACGACAGGAGGCGCAGCACCGTTGTCGTGGTTTTTCTTTGCGGACTCAGGCATTAACTGGCCGGGTTTTGCTTTCGAACCCCATTCCGGATCGTTCAGTGGAGTGCCGACTCAAGCGGGTTCATTCAGCGGATCAGTACAGGTTCTCGACGCAGCGCACGCCTCGGATTCGCGGCAGATCACGTTGACTGTTTCGACCTGCCCGTGA